From Punica granatum isolate Tunisia-2019 chromosome 1, ASM765513v2, whole genome shotgun sequence:
aaaaagagttatataaatggttatgtatgtGGTCcattctttgactttgtatgagttattttgttttgttgtgaaaaaaaaaagtgatataaatgagactcactttttgactttgtatgaattattttattttattgtggatagaattaagttaaagtatgattttaaaatcacactaataaaccaaacaaagcataTGTTAACTACCAAGACTATGTTTTTACATTATTCATATGTTGCAGGCCTAACCACTTGTATTATAATGCGATGTATTTTAAGTCAATAGTAATTATGAGTAAGGCGGTAAAATTCAGCCTCAAATTTCCATAATTCTGATAGGGTCATCGCATTTGAAACGGACCCGACTTTTAGTAATCTCTTTATCGAACCACGATAATAAATATTGCGCTATCGATACATCGACGCGGTTGTCATACGCAACCTAAAAGtgattaaattaaatgttCACGAAGTTGGTCAAATCTTCTGTGCTGGGGAGAAATTTCACACGAACCAGGAGAGGCTGAGAAAGGTAATAGTGAGAcctaaaaccaaaaaaaaaaaaaaaaaaaaaggaggacgAGGAGAGGACCGACCACTAGCGAGGGAATCGCATgggtataaaaaaaaaaaaaaggtgaatattttatttcttattacgTTAGTAAACCTAAAAAGCCTCTCCCCTCTGCTACCCTGCctttttgcttggttttgctctGCTCTGTTCTTCTCTGCCGTGACGCCCCCTATATTATAACTCCTTTGCTCCCTCAGCAGCTCCCAGTTCCAAGAACCCAACCCCCCTCTCCGATATATCCTCTCCGCCACAACTCGTCTCCGTTCTCAGAATCTCACtgactgagagagagagagagaaacaagAGGTTGCCATTAACAGGAGATTGCATCAGGCCcctttctcctcctcctcctcctcctcctcctcctcctttagTGTTGTGTGTTTCAGCCTCAGCCTATAGCAATAATACTATAAACTATTCTTCTCAGCTAGATTAGAtattattctctctctctctctatctctgcCCTCACCACTTGCTCTGTTTCTTCGTCCTTTTTATCCTCTCATCCCCCCATACGTGTTCTTTTCCTCATTCCAAagctttcttctttctctcctCTCCCAACAATGGTGGGGAGCTGGGTTCTATCAGAATGCGGACTTAAACCCGTCCCCCAAATATTCCCCAGACCTACCAGATCCAATCTCCCCAGACCCCACAATGCTGGATTTCCAATCTCGGCCGCCGCCTCTGCAGGAGATCTGCAGCCCCGTTCCCTCAAAATCCGATCTTGGGATCACCCCGGGAGGCGGTGGAGGCTCGGCGTCAGCGCCCCGTTGAGGGTCGCCCCGTTCAGCGAACAAGAAGATAAGAATGAGAGGGTGATGAGGCAGGCAGAGGAGATAATCGAAGGCCTCGACGAGTTCGACCCCGGAGCCCCCCCGCCCTTCAAGCTGTCCGACATCAGGGCGACAATCCCCAAGCACTGCTGGGTGAAGAACCCGTGGAGGTCGATGAGCTACGTCGTGAGGGACGTCGTGGTGGTCTTCGCGCTCGCCGCCGGGGCCGCTTACCTGAACAACTGGGTGGTTTGGCCTCTGTATTGGGCCGCTCAGGGCACCATGTTCTGGGCCCTCTTCGTGCTCGGCCACGACTGGTACTTCCATCTACCGAAGCTCTATACACATTACTAGCTCTGCTCCCGATGGCTTTTAAAGTAAAGAATTTGTAGTAATGTGTCGTTGGTCCATGTTCTTCTTATTACAGCGGCCATGGAAGCTTTTCGAACAATCCGAAGCTGAACAGCGTGGTCGGACATTTACTCCACTCCTCAATCCTTGTTCCTTACCATGGATGGTACGTACTCTTCTCTTCGAATAAGCTCTGTAATTTTGCCGACAGAACATGTAACTGATTGCCCTTCTTCTGCATTTGTCCAATCCAATTTCTTAGGAGAATCAGCCACAGGACTCACCACCAGAACCACGGTCACGTCGAGAACGATGAGTCTTGGCACCCTGTGAGTGAACGCACCCTTTGATCGTTCAACTCTGGATGTTGAAATTGCCCAGGTCCAACGTTAGAATTCCTGTTCTGTTCCATCCATTGTCTCTGACTTGCCTCATCTCTTGCAGCTGCCCGAGAAAATCTTCAGGAGCTTAGACATGGTCACCAAGACTCTGCGTTTCACGGTTCCTTTCCCCATGCTTGCCTACCCCTTTTACTTGGTAAGCCCGAATTTCAACCGAAGTCGCTTCCTTTACAATCAAAATTCCAATTTTTTCTTGGAAGAGTTCCGATTCAATTGGCTGACTAATTTCGACTTGCAGTGGGGCAGAAGTCCGGGGAAGACTGGTTCCCACTTTCACCCGGACAGCGACCTCTTCATGCCCAATGAGCGGAAGGATGTGACCACTTCCACCGCCTGCTGGACGGCCATGGTGGGTTTGCTTGTGGGACTCTCGTTCGTGATGGGCCCTGTTCAGCTTCTCAAGCTCTACGGAATCCCTTATTGGGTAAGCAGCTCTGTCATTCCTCGGACTTGGAACGTTTGGTTCTGTTCTTGCTAATACTTGCGCTTGCCGGATTTGTAATTGAACTCTGCCCCGGATGCTTGTAGATTTTCGTCACGTGGCTCGATTTCGTGACCTACCTGCACCATCACGGACACGACGAGAAACTACCCTGGTACCGCGGAAAGGTACCTCCTTTATTCCTTAGTATGGCGTTTTAGCTCCTAATATCCCATAAAATGTGGTCGGAATAACGTCAAGAGATTGAATTCTGCCtgatttgaattttttgaCAGGAATGGAGTTACTTGAGAGGAGGGCTCACGACCCTTGATCGGGATTACGGTTGGATTAACAACATCCACCATGATATCGGGACCCATGTCATTCATCACCTCTTCCCTCAAATCCCTCACTATCACTTGG
This genomic window contains:
- the LOC116189399 gene encoding omega-3 fatty acid desaturase, chloroplastic-like, with the protein product MVGSWVLSECGLKPVPQIFPRPTRSNLPRPHNAGFPISAAASAGDLQPRSLKIRSWDHPGRRWRLGVSAPLRVAPFSEQEDKNERVMRQAEEIIEGLDEFDPGAPPPFKLSDIRATIPKHCWVKNPWRSMSYVVRDVVVVFALAAGAAYLNNWVVWPLYWAAQGTMFWALFVLGHDCGHGSFSNNPKLNSVVGHLLHSSILVPYHGWRISHRTHHQNHGHVENDESWHPLPEKIFRSLDMVTKTLRFTVPFPMLAYPFYLWGRSPGKTGSHFHPDSDLFMPNERKDVTTSTACWTAMVGLLVGLSFVMGPVQLLKLYGIPYWIFVTWLDFVTYLHHHGHDEKLPWYRGKEWSYLRGGLTTLDRDYGWINNIHHDIGTHVIHHLFPQIPHYHLVEATEAAKPVLGQYYREPKKSGPLPFHLIGALIKSLKKDHYVSDTDDVVYYQTDPQLSCSSGSKN